A single window of Leptospira dzoumogneensis DNA harbors:
- a CDS encoding twin-arginine translocase TatA/TatE family subunit, translating to MYAPLAFLNLGPWEIFFILGLALLLFGGKRLPSLAKDLGDGIRQFRKSLSGDAESESAKIQEPETKPAAPASSPKKSKKSA from the coding sequence ATGTACGCACCACTCGCATTTTTAAATTTAGGCCCTTGGGAAATCTTTTTCATACTAGGTTTAGCTCTCCTGCTTTTCGGGGGCAAGCGACTTCCCTCTTTAGCAAAGGATTTAGGAGACGGAATCCGCCAATTTCGCAAATCTTTATCCGGAGATGCAGAATCCGAATCGGCTAAAATCCAGGAACCGGAAACAAAACCGGCCGCTCCTGCTTCTTCTCCTAAAAAATCCAAAAAATCCGCTTAA
- a CDS encoding phasin-related domain-containing protein: protein MEKSLMDILNAGIALFQSGEDKLKQSLSDLDHAYQDLKNKGAQNQSEQANRLRDLIQKTVGDAQDKLLNANESSKAVINQLKENFEKISTQIDEALPEEFKTKAKSALEELKKLTKK from the coding sequence ATGGAAAAATCTCTAATGGACATCCTAAACGCCGGAATCGCATTATTCCAATCCGGAGAAGATAAACTAAAACAAAGCCTTTCCGATCTGGACCATGCCTACCAGGATCTAAAGAACAAAGGAGCACAGAACCAATCGGAACAAGCAAATAGACTTAGGGACCTGATCCAAAAAACGGTAGGTGACGCTCAGGATAAACTACTGAATGCAAATGAAAGTTCTAAAGCTGTGATCAATCAGCTCAAAGAGAATTTCGAAAAAATTTCCACACAAATAGACGAGGCTCTTCCGGAAGAATTTAAAACTAAGGCAAAGTCTGCTTTAGAAGAGCTGAAAAAGCTTACTAAAAAGTAA
- a CDS encoding cAMP/cGMP-dependent 3',5'-cyclic-AMP/GMP phosphodiesterase, which produces MLKEQTRGYIELPRGGYLVETSEGFFQIGSPPETIKDTMAEKKTPLVFILPNKFFHVEKGISTAELEFPIYFNFFLRQKKTTIICTAEQKDQLITVLKESLMGPEEINLESEYLDGAESFGFPDMKAEMGYFRGYKGLDDVVDFQVFDRDNMVNLGKVLVRKLPSGDFRITDGTKETEIPGEVGFNIKYEIGHRLEEPFQAPLLGITCLGPSHGFDPADNTSGFIIWLNHQGIMVDPPVNSTEWLRLSNVNPKLINHVILTHCHADHDAGTFQKIMEETKITIHATATVMESFIRKYSALTKIPRKELLELFNFQQIIIGRPAMINGGEFNFHYALHSIPSVGFEFFFQDQSFVYTSDHLNEPEVHDKMYEKGVLPESRWKFLKEFPWDRRIIYHEAGIPPLHTRVSYLASLPPEIQEKITVYHIARTDMPPGTKLKLARFGIENTVYPEITPPKHMEAYNLLDILSQIDIFSGFPIEKAKEFLLIVREEKYKRGDQIIKKGTPGDKFYIIASGNVKFEGLLGESDIAPIKRYGQYEYFGEASLVLDLPRAADVFAETDVVALTIEKNKFLQFIRNTDLRQNLIRLNSIRDSNSWKTLLDSRHFKGLTSHQVTQLEMIMRLSKVNKGSVLITEKAFYHEAYIIRHGKVSVYQHGKKLAELTDGDFVGEIYSISKKLVSNYTFQAESETELFSISQNELIQYIKRNPGVYMRMNTVY; this is translated from the coding sequence ATGCTAAAAGAACAAACCAGGGGATATATAGAGCTTCCTAGAGGGGGCTATTTAGTAGAAACAAGCGAGGGCTTCTTTCAGATCGGCTCTCCTCCAGAAACCATCAAAGATACGATGGCCGAAAAAAAGACTCCCCTGGTGTTTATACTTCCTAATAAATTTTTTCACGTAGAAAAGGGGATCAGTACTGCAGAGCTTGAATTCCCGATTTACTTTAACTTCTTCTTAAGACAAAAAAAGACTACGATCATTTGTACTGCCGAGCAAAAAGATCAGCTCATCACAGTACTTAAAGAATCCTTAATGGGTCCTGAAGAGATCAATTTAGAATCCGAGTATCTGGACGGTGCGGAGTCTTTCGGCTTTCCGGATATGAAAGCGGAGATGGGTTATTTCAGAGGGTATAAGGGACTAGACGATGTAGTCGACTTCCAAGTATTCGATAGAGATAATATGGTCAACCTGGGAAAGGTTTTAGTTCGTAAACTTCCTTCCGGTGATTTTAGGATTACCGACGGAACAAAAGAAACCGAGATCCCCGGCGAAGTCGGATTCAATATCAAATATGAGATCGGTCATAGATTAGAGGAACCTTTCCAAGCTCCTTTACTTGGGATTACATGTCTCGGACCTTCTCATGGATTCGATCCTGCAGATAACACTTCCGGTTTTATTATCTGGTTGAACCACCAAGGTATTATGGTGGATCCACCCGTGAACTCTACCGAGTGGCTTAGGCTGTCTAACGTAAATCCTAAACTGATCAACCACGTTATTCTCACTCACTGTCATGCGGATCATGACGCGGGTACCTTCCAGAAAATTATGGAAGAGACCAAGATCACAATTCACGCAACCGCAACTGTGATGGAAAGTTTTATCCGTAAATATTCCGCACTCACTAAAATTCCTCGTAAAGAATTACTGGAACTTTTCAATTTCCAACAAATCATCATAGGTAGACCTGCGATGATCAATGGTGGAGAATTCAATTTTCATTATGCATTACATTCTATTCCTTCCGTAGGATTCGAATTCTTCTTCCAAGACCAATCTTTCGTGTATACTTCGGATCACTTGAACGAGCCTGAAGTGCATGATAAGATGTATGAGAAGGGAGTTCTTCCTGAATCCCGCTGGAAATTTTTGAAAGAATTCCCTTGGGACAGAAGGATTATTTATCATGAGGCCGGAATTCCTCCTCTTCATACAAGAGTTAGTTATCTAGCAAGCTTGCCTCCTGAGATCCAGGAAAAGATCACAGTATATCATATAGCAAGAACCGATATGCCTCCAGGCACTAAGCTGAAACTGGCTCGTTTCGGAATAGAGAACACTGTTTATCCTGAGATCACTCCTCCTAAACATATGGAGGCTTATAATCTTCTAGATATTTTAAGCCAAATCGATATTTTCAGCGGTTTCCCGATTGAGAAGGCCAAGGAATTCCTACTCATTGTCCGAGAAGAAAAATACAAACGCGGCGATCAGATCATCAAGAAGGGAACACCAGGAGATAAATTTTATATCATCGCATCCGGGAACGTAAAGTTCGAGGGACTTCTAGGAGAGTCCGATATAGCGCCGATTAAACGATACGGTCAGTATGAATATTTCGGAGAAGCGTCTCTTGTTCTAGATCTTCCTAGGGCTGCGGACGTTTTTGCGGAAACGGATGTAGTAGCTCTTACAATAGAGAAGAATAAGTTCTTACAGTTTATCAGAAATACGGATCTAAGACAAAACTTAATACGACTGAACAGCATTCGTGATAGTAACTCTTGGAAAACACTGTTAGATTCACGTCATTTTAAAGGATTAACCAGCCATCAAGTCACTCAATTAGAAATGATCATGAGACTTTCTAAGGTGAACAAAGGTTCAGTGCTTATTACGGAAAAAGCGTTTTACCACGAGGCATATATTATCCGTCATGGAAAAGTAAGCGTATATCAACACGGCAAAAAATTGGCCGAGTTGACCGATGGGGATTTTGTGGGAGAGATCTACTCGATATCCAAAAAGCTGGTGTCCAATTACACGTTCCAAGCAGAATCAGAAACGGAATTGTTCTCTATTTCTCAGAACGAACTCATCCAGTACATTAAACGGAATCCCGGCGTTTACATGAGAATGAATACCGTCTACTGA
- a CDS encoding Lsa36 family surface (lipo)protein, with translation MDRMAPLESIVRWCIRYAAFLILASSLYFIPVSSAEAQVTCLPPASGNNVCSLIPASTVAQFNGLEETIRKEYLNELTKSMADASVLANINSSMMGPGTVNRFQVGAGLGVAGVKKDDINIQYGDISIPKFPNVGASINPGVMVGVNLGWLLGQGPSHQPTDDEKDSGRSFLHRINIYAHGFQGDISNGDIKSLSDSTSKDLSMSGNINSFGMTVRFQIAKERYTKLDFFGFTGLSLGIGFHRKWEEINMNYHPSGTDAVKVAFGPATGRWDADVNFAYQSKVQSVPVDIRTGVRLFYILTLFAGAGISNNTGYTKLNLGVSGPLYLALDPNASGLPPQVIQQMNGNAGGTLSLRTSGAADVRTQMNYFVGGFELNILMFKVLAEAMATDDKIYSANLGVKFAL, from the coding sequence ATGGATCGAATGGCTCCTTTAGAGAGTATAGTTAGGTGGTGTATTCGATACGCCGCCTTCCTTATTTTAGCTTCTTCCTTATATTTCATCCCGGTTTCTTCTGCAGAAGCGCAGGTAACATGCCTTCCTCCTGCTTCCGGAAACAATGTCTGTAGTTTAATCCCAGCGTCCACAGTCGCTCAGTTCAACGGTTTGGAAGAAACAATCCGTAAAGAATATCTGAACGAGTTGACCAAATCAATGGCGGACGCCTCCGTTCTAGCCAATATCAATTCTTCTATGATGGGACCTGGAACTGTGAATCGTTTCCAAGTGGGAGCGGGTCTAGGAGTTGCAGGAGTCAAAAAGGACGATATCAATATCCAATACGGGGATATTTCCATTCCTAAGTTCCCGAATGTAGGAGCTTCGATCAATCCTGGAGTAATGGTAGGTGTGAACCTAGGCTGGTTACTCGGTCAGGGGCCTTCTCACCAGCCAACCGATGACGAGAAGGATTCAGGCAGGTCCTTCCTGCATAGAATTAATATTTATGCGCACGGATTCCAGGGTGATATCTCCAATGGGGATATTAAATCACTGAGTGATTCCACTTCTAAGGATCTATCCATGTCCGGGAATATAAACAGTTTCGGAATGACCGTTAGATTCCAGATCGCGAAAGAAAGATATACCAAGCTGGACTTCTTCGGATTTACGGGACTTAGTTTGGGGATCGGCTTCCACAGAAAATGGGAAGAGATCAATATGAATTATCATCCGAGCGGAACAGATGCTGTTAAAGTTGCATTCGGTCCGGCTACAGGTAGATGGGACGCCGACGTTAACTTCGCTTATCAATCCAAGGTACAATCCGTTCCGGTGGATATTAGGACCGGAGTTAGGCTATTCTATATATTAACCCTATTTGCAGGTGCAGGTATTTCCAATAATACGGGATATACTAAATTGAATTTAGGAGTAAGCGGTCCTTTGTATTTGGCCCTAGATCCTAACGCGTCAGGCCTTCCTCCTCAGGTCATCCAACAGATGAACGGTAATGCAGGCGGAACACTATCCTTAAGGACCAGTGGAGCTGCAGATGTTAGAACTCAGATGAACTATTTTGTGGGTGGTTTCGAATTGAACATATTGATGTTCAAGGTATTGGCGGAAGCAATGGCCACTGACGATAAGATCTATTCTGCGAACCTGGGTGTTAAGTTCGCTCTATAA
- a CDS encoding MFS transporter, with product MRKQSFILILTVFIDMMGFSLIFPIFPETLNHFLAQAGDPVLDLLAGWTSRILDGRTSDWKLFVALFGGIVASLYSILQFMFSPIWGKLSDSTGRRPVLVFTCTGSFLGYLVWLFSGSFSLFVLSRLITGLMGGNVSVATAAMADSTSEQDRTKGMGMIGAGIGLGFIAGPSIGGILAHTDPSYLLPFLPLEKMTIFPSVALMATAASFVNLLLILFRFRETLPHNLRKKSEGRIHPALGVFDLGSKEIMYMGFLNLYFLLFFSGFEFSLNFYLDQFLGYKPVSIGYTFVYIGLIIVFVQGGIIRRISGKVPEKKVGLLASVFLILGFSFLYFSSTSVIASEGSTFLLFVALTFLAMGSAFLNPTVSSIVSLFSSPSEQGKNLGILRSLGSFGRGISPIIFSVIYSQKGPQTSFLVSGILSLLFLGLFLFVKQPSPKN from the coding sequence ATGCGGAAACAATCCTTCATATTAATACTTACAGTCTTCATTGACATGATGGGATTTTCCCTCATCTTCCCTATTTTTCCGGAAACATTAAATCATTTCCTGGCCCAGGCGGGAGATCCTGTATTGGATCTTTTGGCCGGTTGGACTTCCCGTATTTTGGACGGAAGAACAAGTGACTGGAAACTTTTCGTAGCACTCTTCGGCGGGATCGTAGCCAGTTTATATTCCATACTTCAATTTATGTTCTCACCTATCTGGGGAAAACTTTCGGACAGTACTGGACGTAGACCTGTTTTAGTTTTTACCTGCACCGGTAGTTTTTTAGGATACCTGGTTTGGTTATTCTCGGGAAGTTTTTCCTTATTCGTTCTTTCAAGACTGATCACAGGTCTTATGGGCGGGAATGTTTCCGTGGCAACTGCTGCGATGGCGGATTCCACTTCTGAACAAGACAGAACTAAAGGAATGGGAATGATCGGAGCCGGGATCGGTCTTGGATTTATTGCAGGTCCTTCTATCGGCGGGATCTTGGCACATACGGATCCTTCTTATCTTCTTCCTTTTTTACCATTGGAGAAGATGACGATCTTCCCTTCCGTCGCTCTGATGGCGACTGCCGCATCTTTCGTAAATTTACTTTTAATACTTTTTAGATTCAGAGAGACTCTTCCTCATAACTTACGTAAAAAATCGGAAGGAAGGATCCACCCTGCATTAGGAGTTTTTGATCTAGGTTCTAAAGAGATCATGTATATGGGTTTCTTGAATTTATACTTCTTATTGTTCTTTTCCGGATTCGAATTCTCCCTTAACTTTTATTTGGATCAATTCTTAGGTTATAAACCTGTAAGTATAGGTTATACTTTCGTTTATATCGGACTCATCATTGTATTCGTACAAGGCGGGATCATTCGCAGGATCAGCGGAAAAGTTCCTGAAAAAAAAGTGGGACTTCTCGCTTCCGTATTTTTGATACTCGGATTTTCATTCCTATATTTTTCCAGCACGTCGGTGATCGCTTCCGAAGGATCTACGTTCTTATTATTCGTGGCATTGACTTTTTTAGCGATGGGAAGTGCGTTCTTAAATCCTACAGTATCTTCTATCGTTTCCTTGTTCTCTTCTCCGAGCGAACAGGGAAAAAATCTGGGAATATTAAGAAGTTTAGGATCTTTCGGAAGAGGGATCTCTCCCATCATATTCAGCGTGATATATTCTCAGAAAGGGCCTCAGACTTCCTTTTTGGTTTCAGGGATCTTAAGTTTACTTTTCTTAGGTCTGTTTCTATTTGTAAAACAGCCGTCTCCTAAAAATTAG
- the tatC gene encoding twin-arginine translocase subunit TatC — translation MPSKKKNLSSTPPPIISAPEESFPHDREKFMTLGEHLEELRSVLIRSILVFTVFFVVALYFGEELHKIVIKPYKNILGESATFYQIKLMAPFMVYLRTGFMVSILITFPFALAFLWGFVSPALEPRTARLGKALIAFSTILFWLGVWLCWAQAFESFLKIFLVTVRPLDIETRLPIDEYYDVFFNMHLIFGLSFQLPVIMVLLAAVGILKLSFLLKHWREAFIGIAFAAAVLSPGPDVISMLMLFVPLLVLFGISLALIAIIERK, via the coding sequence ATGCCTTCTAAAAAAAAGAACCTCTCCAGTACTCCCCCGCCTATAATCTCTGCCCCGGAGGAAAGTTTTCCTCATGACAGGGAAAAGTTTATGACCCTGGGGGAACATTTAGAAGAATTACGTTCCGTTCTGATCCGTTCCATTCTGGTGTTCACAGTTTTTTTCGTGGTAGCTTTGTATTTCGGAGAAGAACTGCATAAGATTGTTATTAAACCGTACAAGAACATTTTGGGAGAATCCGCTACATTCTACCAGATCAAACTCATGGCTCCTTTCATGGTATACCTACGAACAGGATTCATGGTCTCTATCTTGATAACATTCCCTTTTGCCTTAGCCTTTTTATGGGGATTCGTTTCTCCTGCATTAGAACCAAGAACCGCGAGACTCGGAAAAGCTCTGATCGCATTTTCTACAATTCTGTTTTGGTTAGGGGTTTGGTTGTGCTGGGCACAAGCATTCGAAAGTTTTCTAAAAATATTTTTAGTTACCGTTCGGCCTTTAGATATAGAGACCAGACTTCCTATAGATGAATATTATGATGTATTCTTCAATATGCATTTGATCTTCGGATTGTCTTTCCAACTTCCTGTGATCATGGTATTGCTTGCGGCAGTCGGAATATTAAAACTTTCTTTTTTACTCAAACATTGGAGAGAGGCATTCATAGGGATCGCGTTCGCAGCAGCAGTATTATCTCCTGGACCGGACGTAATCTCAATGTTAATGTTATTTGTTCCATTGTTAGTCCTATTCGGGATCTCATTGGCGCTAATCGCAATTATAGAGAGGAAATGA
- the rktP gene encoding Arg-Lys translocation region protein phosphatase RktP, translated as MFPNLQSKHKLAFASFTASFVLFLSYLLLDDFLFGEEIRKELRAFVWIRLLVGLSFSVLLGILTYYLLSLSFKSLKSISQLLQNWSQDVYEDSGESEKDDELGELARHFRIALYQKKTKEETVSQESLNKKERELSDRIQKFFHKIRLHKIKNLDITVFPRTSDSGESDYANIIPTADGCFGVLAGFPNHGAIESSLKARIEGMISLAQETTGLRGEDLLYKIDRALRSTPISYLNLTLFYLETRNGEAGILQFQKLPALVHKSGKTNILPISKQVFYDFRSSTREVKKIQIRPGEYLVFLSDRLTELTSSAGVAPLLIQLQNWSAGREYKNSRELTLDFGRFLEMESGKKGLSKAAILTVGRVRD; from the coding sequence TTGTTTCCGAATCTTCAATCCAAGCATAAATTAGCGTTCGCTTCTTTTACAGCTTCTTTCGTATTATTTTTATCTTATCTACTTCTAGATGATTTTTTATTCGGCGAAGAGATCAGAAAAGAATTAAGAGCATTTGTTTGGATCAGGCTCCTAGTCGGTCTATCCTTTTCCGTTCTACTTGGAATACTTACCTATTATCTTTTAAGTTTAAGTTTTAAATCCCTTAAATCCATTTCCCAACTCTTACAAAACTGGTCCCAGGATGTATATGAGGATTCCGGAGAATCCGAAAAAGACGATGAACTAGGAGAACTTGCCAGGCACTTCCGTATCGCTCTATACCAGAAAAAGACTAAAGAAGAAACGGTTTCCCAGGAATCCTTAAATAAAAAAGAAAGAGAACTCTCCGACCGGATCCAAAAGTTTTTCCATAAGATCAGACTTCATAAGATCAAAAACCTTGACATTACTGTTTTTCCCCGCACATCCGATAGCGGGGAATCGGATTACGCCAATATTATTCCGACGGCGGACGGTTGTTTTGGAGTATTAGCGGGTTTTCCGAACCACGGAGCAATCGAATCTTCTCTCAAGGCAAGGATAGAAGGTATGATTTCCCTCGCCCAGGAAACCACGGGACTAAGAGGAGAAGATCTGCTTTATAAAATAGATCGTGCACTCAGATCCACACCTATCTCTTATTTGAATCTTACATTATTCTATTTGGAAACAAGAAACGGAGAAGCAGGTATCCTGCAGTTCCAGAAACTACCCGCACTCGTTCATAAATCCGGTAAAACGAATATATTACCGATCTCTAAACAAGTATTCTATGATTTCAGAAGTTCTACAAGAGAAGTAAAAAAGATCCAGATCAGGCCTGGAGAATACTTGGTTTTTTTGAGCGATAGGCTGACTGAACTTACTAGCTCCGCGGGTGTTGCTCCACTTCTGATCCAACTCCAAAACTGGAGTGCCGGCAGAGAATATAAGAATTCCAGGGAACTCACACTTGATTTCGGAAGATTTTTAGAAATGGAATCCGGCAAGAAGGGCCTATCTAAGGCGGCAATCTTGACCGTGGGCCGGGTTAGAGATTAG
- a CDS encoding acyl-CoA dehydrogenase family protein, whose amino-acid sequence MERVLQFTEEHEAFRDMARKFFETEVTPHHHEWEKVGMVPKELWKKAGASGLLCPDVPEEYGGSGADFLYNVVVIEESSRSGNSGFFVSLHNDVIAPYITAYANEEQKKRWLPGCCSGDSILAVAMTEPGAGSDLKSLRTSAVDKGDHYIVNGQKTFISNGQLANLVITAVKHENGTISLVMIEEGMKGFERGRNLEKIGLKAQDTSELYFNDVVVPKENVIGKDGQGFRYLMMKLAQERLVLAIAAVEATALVQRMTLKYIKERMAFGKKIGSFQHIKFQMAEMATELEMCRTFVDKVVSEHIAGKKLTVEASMAKYYSTEMQKRHTDLCLQFFGGYGYMMEYPIARAYLDARIQTIYAGTTEIMKEIIGGSLGL is encoded by the coding sequence ATGGAAAGAGTCCTACAATTTACCGAAGAGCATGAAGCTTTTCGTGATATGGCGCGCAAGTTTTTCGAAACCGAAGTTACTCCTCATCACCATGAATGGGAAAAAGTCGGAATGGTCCCGAAAGAACTTTGGAAAAAAGCGGGAGCAAGCGGATTACTTTGCCCTGATGTTCCGGAAGAATACGGCGGATCCGGCGCGGACTTCCTATATAACGTTGTTGTAATAGAAGAATCTTCCAGATCCGGGAATAGCGGATTTTTTGTATCCCTTCATAACGATGTGATCGCACCTTATATAACCGCTTATGCGAACGAAGAGCAAAAGAAAAGATGGTTGCCCGGTTGTTGCAGCGGGGACAGCATTTTAGCGGTCGCTATGACGGAACCTGGAGCAGGTTCTGATCTAAAAAGCCTTAGAACCAGCGCCGTCGACAAGGGAGACCATTATATTGTCAACGGCCAGAAAACATTTATTTCCAACGGACAGCTTGCAAATTTAGTAATTACCGCCGTGAAACATGAAAACGGCACGATTTCGCTTGTTATGATAGAAGAGGGAATGAAAGGTTTCGAAAGAGGCCGTAATCTCGAGAAGATCGGGTTAAAGGCCCAGGACACCTCGGAATTATACTTCAACGACGTAGTAGTTCCTAAAGAGAACGTAATCGGAAAAGACGGACAAGGTTTCCGTTATTTGATGATGAAACTCGCTCAAGAGCGTCTCGTATTGGCGATTGCAGCGGTAGAAGCCACAGCACTCGTCCAGAGAATGACTCTAAAATATATTAAAGAGAGGATGGCTTTCGGGAAAAAGATCGGAAGTTTTCAACACATCAAATTTCAAATGGCGGAAATGGCTACGGAACTGGAAATGTGCCGTACCTTCGTCGACAAGGTGGTTTCGGAGCATATTGCTGGAAAAAAATTAACCGTAGAGGCTTCTATGGCTAAGTATTATTCCACCGAAATGCAAAAACGTCATACTGACCTTTGCCTCCAGTTCTTCGGAGGATACGGTTATATGATGGAATACCCGATAGCAAGAGCGTATTTGGATGCAAGGATCCAGACGATCTATGCCGGGACCACCGAAATCATGAAAGAAATTATTGGTGGAAGTTTAGGACTCTGA
- the trxA gene encoding thioredoxin, whose amino-acid sequence MALTEINDSTFSSEINKGMVLVDCWAEWCGPCRMVSPVLEELSSEMNEILKIKKLNVDDNQDTAQKLNIQSLPTLLLFKDGQLVDKIIGALPKAQIKSFIERHK is encoded by the coding sequence ATGGCATTGACCGAAATAAACGATTCAACTTTCAGTTCCGAGATCAACAAGGGCATGGTTCTAGTAGATTGCTGGGCGGAATGGTGTGGTCCTTGTAGAATGGTTTCCCCGGTTCTGGAAGAGCTGTCGTCCGAGATGAATGAGATCTTAAAAATTAAAAAATTAAACGTAGACGATAACCAGGACACGGCACAAAAATTAAATATCCAATCTCTGCCGACACTTCTACTTTTCAAAGACGGACAATTGGTGGATAAGATCATAGGGGCCCTTCCTAAGGCGCAAATCAAAAGTTTCATCGAAAGACATAAATAA
- a CDS encoding NAD(P)-dependent alcohol dehydrogenase produces MIQAKGYAAAIAKAPLAPFQFDRRDAKDEDVVIDIQYCGICHSDIHQARDEWGGSIFPMVPGHEITGVVSKIGPKVTKFKVGDKVGVGCFVDSCRECEHCKAGLEQFCEGGMSATYNGREQDRKTPTYGGYSNKIVVDQNYVLRIPDNLPLDAAAPLLCAGITLYSPLAHWKAGPGKKVAIIGLGGLGHMGVKIAHALGAEVTVLSQSNKKEADAKRLGADHFYATSEKSTFNKLKGSFDLIINTVSMPLDWNAYLSLLRLDGSLVVVGVPEEQVPVGAFSLIMGRKSLAGSLIGGIAETQEMLDFCGKHNITSDIELISIQKVNEAYERVVKSDVRYRFVIDIATLN; encoded by the coding sequence ATGATCCAAGCAAAAGGTTATGCTGCCGCTATTGCAAAGGCTCCTTTGGCACCTTTTCAATTCGATAGAAGAGATGCAAAAGACGAAGATGTAGTCATCGATATTCAATACTGCGGTATCTGTCATTCGGACATACACCAGGCAAGAGACGAATGGGGAGGATCTATCTTTCCCATGGTCCCGGGTCACGAGATCACCGGTGTTGTGTCAAAAATAGGACCTAAGGTCACTAAGTTTAAAGTAGGAGATAAGGTAGGAGTCGGATGTTTTGTGGACTCTTGCAGGGAATGCGAACATTGTAAAGCAGGTCTGGAACAATTCTGCGAAGGTGGGATGAGCGCCACTTATAACGGAAGAGAACAGGACAGAAAGACCCCGACCTACGGCGGTTATTCCAATAAGATCGTAGTCGATCAGAATTATGTATTAAGAATTCCTGATAATCTTCCTTTGGATGCTGCGGCTCCCCTGCTTTGTGCAGGGATCACCCTATATTCTCCTCTTGCTCATTGGAAAGCGGGTCCCGGTAAAAAAGTAGCGATCATCGGTCTTGGCGGACTTGGTCATATGGGTGTAAAGATCGCTCACGCACTCGGTGCAGAAGTTACTGTCCTCAGCCAATCCAACAAAAAAGAAGCGGATGCAAAACGTTTAGGCGCGGATCATTTTTATGCGACTTCCGAAAAGAGCACATTCAATAAGTTAAAAGGAAGTTTTGATCTGATCATCAATACTGTTTCTATGCCTTTGGATTGGAATGCTTATCTCAGCCTATTAAGATTGGACGGTTCTCTGGTAGTGGTAGGCGTTCCGGAAGAACAGGTTCCTGTAGGAGCATTTTCTCTCATCATGGGTCGTAAGAGCTTGGCCGGTTCTTTGATCGGCGGGATCGCAGAAACCCAAGAGATGTTGGATTTCTGCGGTAAACATAATATTACCAGCGATATAGAACTGATCTCTATCCAGAAAGTGAACGAAGCTTACGAAAGAGTCGTTAAAAGCGACGTACGTTACAGATTTGTAATAGATATTGCTACTCTAAATTAG